In Meiothermus ruber DSM 1279, the following proteins share a genomic window:
- a CDS encoding DUF6152 family protein, with product MRKFWLAGGLLLGLALAHHGWSSYDASRVITATGTITEVTFEFPHATIWIEVPPSGLTLQRRWYVVLAPPSRMTARGLPNGSLKVGARVTVVGYPHRTEPEEMRAERIIVDGKTVELR from the coding sequence ATGCGAAAATTCTGGCTTGCAGGAGGGTTGCTGCTGGGCCTGGCCCTGGCCCATCACGGCTGGAGCAGCTACGACGCCAGCCGGGTGATTACCGCCACCGGCACCATCACCGAGGTCACCTTCGAGTTTCCCCATGCCACCATCTGGATAGAGGTTCCCCCCTCCGGCCTGACCCTGCAGCGCAGGTGGTACGTGGTGCTGGCCCCACCCTCGAGGATGACGGCCCGGGGACTGCCCAACGGCAGCCTCAAGGTGGGGGCGCGGGTCACGGTGGTGGGCTACCCACACCGCACCGAGCCTGAGGAAATGCGGGCCGAACGCATCATCGTAGATGGCAAAACGGTGGAACTGCGCTGA